In Clostridia bacterium, the genomic stretch CAGGCGACCATGTCGCTGGGCATCGATTACAAGCTCCTCCTTGGCGACTCTGCCTTTCTGCAGGCAGGATACAGGTATGAGAGGGTTCGCGATCTGATTTCGTCGGGCGCTGTATGGACCAAGTCCGGCCTGTATGACGAAGGAGGCTTCTCCAGCTGGCTTGGGCAGGAGTCACTGAAGCTTCAAGGGTCCAACGCGACCAGGACCATCGCCTCCATCGACTTCGGGTACAGGCTCATGGAGAACTCATCGGTCAACGTGGGCTACAAGCTCATCGACTTTGCAGACCTGGGCGTGCTCGAGCTAAATAAGAACCTGGCGACCGCCGGAGTCAGCATCAAATTCTAGGGGGGTGGCCCCCTGGCGTAGTAGAACAGGGAGGTAGCCTGATGAGAGTTTCGAGAGTGGGATTCGCAGTACTCGTTTGCGCAATCGCAGTATTGATCGCGGCTGGCCCAGGCCGGTGCGCCGAGGTCGTCGTTAGCCCTGTTGAACGACTGATGAACATGGAAAACCTGCTGTTCGGTTCGGCGCAGGAAGGCTCAATAGTCGGGCGCCTAGAGGCCATAGAGAGGCTGGTCTTCGGCGAGCTCAGCGCCGGCACGCTGCCGGACCGGCTCAATCAGTGCTGGAACTTCATCCAAGGCGACCGGGCAGGCGGGATGAACATCAAGTTCAAGCTCAGAGCTATCCAGTGGACCATGTTCGGCGCCATATCTGATGGGCCGATTGTGCCCTGCCTCGCTGATCTGGAGACCCGTCTTCTTGGGCAGCAAGCGCCGGGGTCCGTGGGGAGCAGGTTAGATGCGCTGATGGGGCTCACCATGGCTGGCGGGAAGCCAGAGGTGGGGTATGCTCTGTTGCCTAAGGGCATTCTTGTGAAGGTGAAGCTCACCACCGGAGTGAGTTCAGTCAAGTCGAGGCCTGGGGACGTGATAGGGTTCGAAGTCGTTCAGGATGCAATATGCGAGGGAAAGCTCGTAATAGCAGCTGGCGCAGGCGTTCCAGCGAAGATCGTTGAGACTGTCCGTCCCACAAAAACCGGCGTACGGGCGAGAGTCGATTTCGAGATCGGTCCAGTGGAGGGTATGGACTCTGCGGCAGTGAACCTCGGCGTGGACCAGGCGGCCATGGCCGCCAATTCCAGTGTGCCCATGACCATTGGGGATGCACCGCGCAAGTTCGGGATAATGGGCAAGGAGGGCGCACTCGGCGGGGTGTTCACGCCGAATGAGGAACTCGAACTGGCGGCTGGCGCTGTGTTCTTCCTCTCTGTGATGCAGACCTCGAAGATCCTTGGCCTGGTAGTCCCCGCGAGCAAGTAATGAGCAGAGAATGCAGCCAATAGCAGGGACAGGTATCGCCCTGCGTAGGCTGGAGTCCCTGGGCCGCACGGCGCGAACGGGGCGCTCCAGCCTTTGAAATGGAGGTCTTCATGTGTTAGAGAGACGGTTCTTCACGTCGGAGTCGGTCACTGAGGGACACCCGGATAAGGTGTGCGACCAGATTGCAGACGCGGTCCTTGATGCACTGCTCGGAAATGACCAAGGCGCGAGAGTGGCCTGCGAGGTGTGCGCCACAACAGGGCTTGTCCTCGTTATGGGGGAGGTCACATGCAAGTGCTATGTGGACATCCCGGCAATAGTAAGGAACACGGTCCGAGAGATCGGATACACAAGGGCGAAGTACGGGTTTGACGCCGACAACTGCGCGGTGCTGGTGACCATCGGCGAGCAGTCGCAGGACATATCTATGGGTGTGGATAGAGCTCTTGAGGTGCGGACGGCGTCCACGTGCAGCGGAACTGGGGCCTGCTCGGTCTCAGCCGACGAGCTGGAGATGACTGGCGCCGGCGACCAGGGCATGATATTCGGATACGCCACCCGCGAGACTCCAGAGTTGATGCCCCTTCCGATCACTCTTGCCCACAACCTTGCGAAGGAGCTTGCGCGAATCCGAAAGGCCGATATTCTCACCTACCTCAGGCCGGACGGGAAGACTCAGGTGACAGTGGAGTATGCTGGCAACGAGCCTGTGAGGGTTGATACCGTGGTGGTCTCTGCCCAACATGCGGAGAATGTACCACATGAAACCATAGTCTCCGACATAACCGACATGGTGATCCGCACCGTTATTCCCGAGGGCATGATGGATAAGAAGACCAGAATACTTGTGAACCCCACTGGAAGGTTTGAGAAAGGCGGACCATCTGCTGACTCTGGCCTCACTGGCAGGAAGATAATTGTGGATACATACGGCGGCATGGCCAGGCACGGCGGCGGAGCGTTCTCCGGGAAAGACCCTACCAAAGTCGACAGGTCTGCCGCGTATGCCGCGAGGCACGTCGCGAAGAACCTGGTTGCAGCGGGTGTCGCGGATGAATGCGAGGTTCAGGTGGCATACGCCATCGGCGTGGCGCGACCTGTCTCGATCGCCGTTGACACCAGGGGAACAGGAGCAGACGGAATGCCGGACTGGCGCATCAAGGACATCGTCGAGAAGCTGTTTGACCTGCGTCCAAAGGCGATCATAGACGGCTTCCGCCTCAGGCGCCCGATATATCGGCAGCTGGCGGCGTATGGCCACTTCGGCAGGCCTGAGCTTGATCTGCCGTGGGAGCGGCTCGACATGGTGGATGAGATAAGGAAGCACATGTAGCAGGTTCCATGGCTGCTTCAGGTAGGCGTGAACCGCGCGGCCTGAGCTGAGCGGGAACGGAGGAGATGCGCGCTGGATGTCCCCGTGGGAGTCATTGAGGGAGTCATAGAGAGAGTAACCT encodes the following:
- the metK gene encoding methionine adenosyltransferase, whose product is MLERRFFTSESVTEGHPDKVCDQIADAVLDALLGNDQGARVACEVCATTGLVLVMGEVTCKCYVDIPAIVRNTVREIGYTRAKYGFDADNCAVLVTIGEQSQDISMGVDRALEVRTASTCSGTGACSVSADELEMTGAGDQGMIFGYATRETPELMPLPITLAHNLAKELARIRKADILTYLRPDGKTQVTVEYAGNEPVRVDTVVVSAQHAENVPHETIVSDITDMVIRTVIPEGMMDKKTRILVNPTGRFEKGGPSADSGLTGRKIIVDTYGGMARHGGGAFSGKDPTKVDRSAAYAARHVAKNLVAAGVADECEVQVAYAIGVARPVSIAVDTRGTGADGMPDWRIKDIVEKLFDLRPKAIIDGFRLRRPIYRQLAAYGHFGRPELDLPWERLDMVDEIRKHM